ACCGCTTCCTAGCCACTGACCCATCTATTGCATTTTCTCGCTATCAAGCCAATGCAGCACTAGTAGCACCAGACACCACAAGCACCCTGGCAATGTCAGTACATTCCTTGCAGCCAGATGTGGTGAAAGTACTGACGGTAATCGCTTTACCTCACGAGCCAGCTAGTCTCACGCTCAAGCAAGAATTTACGAGACTACAAACAGAATGTCAAGCACAGCAATCATGTTTTGCCCCTGGTGGTAGCATGACTGCACTTCAAATTACTATCCTAGAGCAGCCAGGACGGGGACAATTGACACAAGCCTTAGGGCAGGAACAATATCAGGTTCTACACTATATTGGTTTTAGCAACTTAGGAGCTACCGAGGCAGAACTCTACCTAAGCAGTAGTAATGGCTTGACCGAAACGCTAACTGGAGATCAGCTAGCGGACATGTTAGTAAACAATGGTATCCAGATAGCCATATTTAACTTTATCCATAGAAACTCCCTGACTCCTAGTAGAATGCCACAGGCAAAGCTGATTGAGAGCCTGATTAAGTATGGCATTAACGGCGTGTTGACAATGGCGGAATGTATTCCCGATGAAGTGGTAGTAGTGATTGCCCGGCTATTCTACCGCCACCTCAGCCAAGGGCATCCTGTGGCTCACAATCTTACTCAGGTGCGGCAGGAATTGATTTCTGTCTATGGATTGAACAAACTGTACTGGGCTTTACCCATCCTTTACCTCCACCCCAAATATAACGGCTGTGGTGAACTAATAGACTTAGCAACTGGATTAGACGCGTTGGGCGAGGAAGAATGGGACGATCTAGTTGATGAAATTGAAGATGATGACCCTGGCTATGAAGAGGACGCTGCTTTAGTTGCGGATCTGTTTCGCCAACTCGCTAACCCAGCACCAACCACAAATTCACCGATTTCTACTGACGCTCTCGACCATTTATCAGAAATCGCACAGACCAAGGATGAAAATCTCAGCGAGGTAAAAACTCCGGTTTCTGATACCGCATCGGGTCCCATGGTACAAAAAGATGTAAAGTCCTCCCCTACTTCCCCTGCTCCCCCTGCTCCCCCTGCTCTCCCTGCCTCCTCTGCTCTCTTTAAAACTCCTGGAATCCGAATTGCCTCAAGCTTGGTGGGAGTTGCCGCGATCGCCCTCCTGGGACTATGGTGGCAAAATCGGGAAACGATATTAGAGTATTTTTTACGGCCAATTCCCCAATCTTTCCTTGCCAAGATAGCTGACGTCAACTTGAAGACGGCTAGCACCTCCGATATCACTGCGATCGCCGTTGAACATTTCCGCAAGGGAAACTTGAGTGCTGGCTATCTGGCTGTTGAAGAACTGTTGAACCGAGGAGCACTGCAAAACGCTAGTAAAGCTCTTGCCGCCTCCCCGCAGCAAACCAAAACAAGTGCCATCGCTTTTCTTTGGGGACGCTTAACGTGGCAGTTCGTTCAGGTTGGTTACAAAAATTACAGCTTAGATGATGCCCGCCGTTACTGGGAAGCTGCTGTTAAAGCTCAACCGGATTCCCCACACTACCGCAATGCTTTAGGCTTTGCCTACTACGCCGAAGACAAACTGCAACTAGCCTATCAAACATGGTTCGAGGCGTTGTACTTAGTGGAAGAACAGCAAGCAGCGAAAATAACCACCTTTACTATATCGACATCAACACTCAACCCATCTCTCACCAAGGGGGAAGCAACCAATGCTTATGCTGGTTTAGCGTTGGTACTTCACAAAGCAGCACCAGATCAACCCAAAGATCAACGAGAAAAGTTTGTAAGTACAGCAATTAAGCTACGTCAAAAGGTATTGACAGACGATCCAGTTAGTTTCCAGCCACAAAGTTTGGGCAAAAATTGGCTGTGGACAGAGAAGGCAATTCAAGACTGGCAATCTCTACTCCAACAAAAAAGCGACAACTATGACTTGCAAAAAGGTAGAATCTTTGTTGAGAATTGAGAACTATTAACAAGAAATGACGCTCCGACGCGGGGACACGGAGACGCGGAGCGTAAAGTGTTCCGAAGCCGCGTCCGGATGCGGAGCATCCAGGGGTCACAGTCCCCCACTGAAAGAAAAGCTTTCAGTGGCTCCATTACAGGTGGAGCCAGAATCTCCATCTGTAATGTCACCGCGTCACCACGTCTCCCCGTCTGCGCGTCCTCTTCAATTACTTCCCAGGCGCGCTTTACCTATCCCTAGCTCTCAGAGTGATTTCCTATTTTCTTCTGCTTAGAGTAGACCTCCTGCATGAATAGTAGAGCAGTGTGACAGTTAGCAAGAGAAGACTTGGATAATGGGGTAGAGGCATGGCAGGAATGGAAAAAAGGAGGAGACATCGTGCCATACACCGACTTACAACATCTTTCAGCCGCCGAGTTTAAGCGCCTGTGCGGGGTGAGCCATGAAACCTTTAACGAAATGGTAGAGGTGTTGCGACCACATTTAGAGCGTCAAGGTCGGCGGGGAGGACAGAACAAGCTGAGTGTGGAAGACCAACTGTTGATGACATTAGAGTATTGGCGCGAATATCGTAGTCAGTTCCATATTGCCATCAGTTGGGGACTGCACGAGACCACGGTAGGGCGAACATCAAAAAAGTCGAAGACTTGTTGGTTAAGTGCGGCAAGTTTCGGCTGCCAAGTAAACGTCATCTGTATCAGCCAGGCTGTGAGTGGAAAGTTTTGGTGATAGATGCGAGTGAAATGGAGATTGAGCGCCCCCAAAAAAACAGAAACGCTATTACAGTGGCAAACACAAGTGCCATACGCGCTCAGTTACAACTGGTGGTAGCATGGGAAACAGGGCAGATTGTTTGCGTATTAGTTGACAAGGGCAGAACCCACGACTTTAAGTTATTCAAGCGCAGTCGAATTCCATTCAGAGCGTCGCAGTTGTGTTTAGCTGACCGAGGCTATCAGGGGTTTAGCAAGCTACATAGGGGTGCTTGTACACCAACGAAAAAACCCAAAAAGCAGCCATTGCCAACGGCAGAAAAGCACCACATCGGGCACTAGCTAAGCTGCGTGTTCGCGTTGAACATGTGATTCGTCGCTTCAAGATTTTCCGCATTTTTGCTGGACGCTATCGAAATCGTAGAAAGCGGTTCGGTTTACGTTTGAATCTCATTGCTGGTCTGCTCAATTACGAACTGGCACATGCTGCTTGATTCATGCAAGAGGTCTAGTGATTGAAGAGCGATATACAAACTACCAAATCGTTCCAAGGACGATAAGTAGAGGTAGTTGGAAAGCCTGATAAGTAATCAACCGTAGAAGGGTATCAATTCTGCACTTCCACCGCTCCCCGAAACATATTCATGCCGCAGGTGAAAATGTACTTCCCTGGCTTTTCTGGGTTGAATTCAACCGTCGTGACTTCATCTAGTGCTAAGTCAGCAGCAATATGAAAATCAGGGAATAATACCTTTTCTAGACAGCTACTTGGATCGCGGCGCAAGAAGTTGAGCCGTACTAGTTGACCAACTTTGACAATCACCCGATCTGGTTCATAGCCACCATCAACATTAATTGTTATCTCTTGTACTCCCTGATGAGATTCAGCCTGCTTCGCTTGCTTTTTACTGAAGAGGAACCACCATAGTTCCGAACCAATCAAAATCAAACCGCCTAGAGTTACGCCAACTTTCAATCCTAAAGGTTGCTCAATCCGGCGGAACTGAGTAGTTACCTCCGCTGAAGCATGCGGTGACATTTTGTGTGACATTTGGGCTGTCGCTACATTTGAGGTCACGCCAAGCAAGAATCCCAAACCAATCAAGCCGCCAAAAATCTTTTTACTGAACAACATTGCCTGTAACTTCCTTATGGTTGTAAGGTGACTTTAGGTTGAAAGTTACGCAAGCGCAGGGCATTGGTGACAACAGAGACCGAACTAAAAGCCATCGCTGCTCCAGCAATGATTGGATTGAGTAGCCAGCCAAAGATGGGGAACAAGATTCCAGCTGCAATCGGAATCCCAGCAACGTTGTAAATAAAGGCAAAGAAGAGATTAAGGCGGATGTTGTGGATGGTAGCGCGGCTTAGCTGAATTGCTGTCAAAATCCCTTGGAGGTCGCCAGAAATTAGGGTAATATCGCTAGCGGCGATCGCTACATCTGTTCCAGTACCAATTGCCATCCCTACATCTGCTTGAGCCAAGGCAGGCGCATCATTAATCCCATCGCCTACCATCGCTACAATTTTTCCTTCTTTTTGGAGTGCATATACTTGAGCTGCTTTTTGGTTGGGTCGGACTTCAGCAAAGACGCGCTTGATTCCAACTTGTTGAGCGATCGCCTCAGCGGTCTGGCGATTATCCCCGGTCAACATCACCACTTCTAGACCTAACTTGTGGAGTGCTCTGACAGCAGCGGCAGAGGAGGGTTTGAGGGCATCAGCAATTGCCATTAAGCCTTGCACTTGTCCATCTACAGCAATCCAGATAACGGTCTTACCATTAGCTTCCCAGGCATCTTTTTGCTGTC
This window of the Chroococcidiopsis sp. CCMEE 29 genome carries:
- a CDS encoding CHAT domain-containing protein → MASKLSEGQTAKTRLGTQPGEVVAQEFKISVTPLEQGDYLIRTEKVAPGVPVAQEQVTLPLRDWLIQADQLLNNCLNNVAENSLNLVNLGQQLYNALFQGSVQASWMNAQTIAQQQQEVLQLRLGIKDPQLASLPWEIIHAGDRFLATDPSIAFSRYQANAALVAPDTTSTLAMSVHSLQPDVVKVLTVIALPHEPASLTLKQEFTRLQTECQAQQSCFAPGGSMTALQITILEQPGRGQLTQALGQEQYQVLHYIGFSNLGATEAELYLSSSNGLTETLTGDQLADMLVNNGIQIAIFNFIHRNSLTPSRMPQAKLIESLIKYGINGVLTMAECIPDEVVVVIARLFYRHLSQGHPVAHNLTQVRQELISVYGLNKLYWALPILYLHPKYNGCGELIDLATGLDALGEEEWDDLVDEIEDDDPGYEEDAALVADLFRQLANPAPTTNSPISTDALDHLSEIAQTKDENLSEVKTPVSDTASGPMVQKDVKSSPTSPAPPAPPALPASSALFKTPGIRIASSLVGVAAIALLGLWWQNRETILEYFLRPIPQSFLAKIADVNLKTASTSDITAIAVEHFRKGNLSAGYLAVEELLNRGALQNASKALAASPQQTKTSAIAFLWGRLTWQFVQVGYKNYSLDDARRYWEAAVKAQPDSPHYRNALGFAYYAEDKLQLAYQTWFEALYLVEEQQAAKITTFTISTSTLNPSLTKGEATNAYAGLALVLHKAAPDQPKDQREKFVSTAIKLRQKVLTDDPVSFQPQSLGKNWLWTEKAIQDWQSLLQQKSDNYDLQKGRIFVEN
- a CDS encoding transposase family protein, with the protein product MDNGVEAWQEWKKGGDIVPYTDLQHLSAAEFKRLCGVSHETFNEMVEVLRPHLERQGRRGGQNKLSVEDQLLMTLEYWREYRSQFHIAISWGLHETTVGRTSKKSKTCWLSAASFGCQVNVICISQAVSGKFW
- a CDS encoding transposase, whose protein sequence is MEIERPQKNRNAITVANTSAIRAQLQLVVAWETGQIVCVLVDKGRTHDFKLFKRSRIPFRASQLCLADRGYQGFSKLHRGACTPTKKPKKQPLPTAEKHHIGH
- a CDS encoding cupredoxin domain-containing protein, which codes for MLFSKKIFGGLIGLGFLLGVTSNVATAQMSHKMSPHASAEVTTQFRRIEQPLGLKVGVTLGGLILIGSELWWFLFSKKQAKQAESHQGVQEITINVDGGYEPDRVIVKVGQLVRLNFLRRDPSSCLEKVLFPDFHIAADLALDEVTTVEFNPEKPGKYIFTCGMNMFRGAVEVQN